The segment CGGAGGGGCAGATCCGTAAAAATGCATTGACCTTGGGGTTGGATCTATCCGGCATTTCTTTTCTCGATCTGAGTCCCTCCCCTGAATTTTTCTCCGAAGTAAAAACGTACGACATCTTTTCCCCCGCCGATGTGGAAAGAGCGCCGACCACCCAAAAGATTATTGAAAAAATCGAACAGATCAAACCACAACGCGTTCTGATCGACGCGATCACGCAGTTCCGGTATCTCTCCCCCGACTCCTTCCAGTTCCGAAAACAGGTCCTCTCCTTTCTTCAGTTTCTCACCTCTCGAAAGATCACCGTTCTCTTCACCTCCGAGGGAACCGCCTCGGTTCCGGATGATGATTTGGAATTTATGTGTGATGGGGCGATCCACCTCGAAATGTCGGACCGGCAACGGAGTCTTTGCGTGACCAAGTTCCGAGGCTCCGGCTTCCGAGGCGGCTGCCACACCCTCCGGCTGACCGATTCGGGGATCGTCGTTTCGCCCCGCCTCATTCCGGAAGCGCACCAGAGGGAGTTCATCGCCGAGTCGATCTCTTCGGGGGTCTCCCACCTGGACGATCTTCTGCACGGCGGTCTGGAGCGTGGCACCATTACCATGGTAACCGGTCCCAGCGGTGTCGGAAAAACGACCCTCGGCGTTCAGTTCATGAAGGAAGCGGCGGCCAGGGGCGAGCGCTCGGTCATCTACCTTTTTGAGGAGGCTGCGGAGACGCTCCTGCACCGGTCGGAGTCGATTGGTGTCCCGATTAAAAAAATGCTCGATCGGGGGACCCTCTCGGTGGTTCAGGTCGAGCCCCTTCAGTTTGCTCCGGATGAGTTTGCAAACCTGGTTCGGAAAGAGATTGAGGAAAAAAATACCCGAATCGTGATGATCGATGGGGTTTCCGGCTATCGGCTTTCCGTCCGGGGAGAAGATTTAATCAGCCATCTGCATGCCCTCTGCAGATATTTAAAAAACATGGGGGTCACGA is part of the Candidatus Manganitrophus noduliformans genome and harbors:
- a CDS encoding ATPase domain-containing protein produces the protein MTQQPSVRLSTGIVGLDEILQGGLIPARTYMVRGKPGMGKTILGLHFLTDGATKGEKVLLITLGEAEGQIRKNALTLGLDLSGISFLDLSPSPEFFSEVKTYDIFSPADVERAPTTQKIIEKIEQIKPQRVLIDAITQFRYLSPDSFQFRKQVLSFLQFLTSRKITVLFTSEGTASVPDDDLEFMCDGAIHLEMSDRQRSLCVTKFRGSGFRGGCHTLRLTDSGIVVSPRLIPEAHQREFIAESISSGVSHLDDLLHGGLERGTITMVTGPSGVGKTTLGVQFMKEAAARGERSVIYLFEEAAETLLHRSESIGVPIKKMLDRGTLSVVQVEPLQFAPDEFANLVRKEIEEKNTRIVMIDGVSGYRLSVRGEDLISHLHALCRYLKNMGVTIILMNETEEITGDFRATEKGLSYLADNVVFLRYLELNGELRKAIGVLKKRLTDFEKTLREMEITKEGIKIGAPMVELRGILRGIPEWISSPKKREDRRETGRPSSTRPTKAAPRSDPKDPRGHRER